CTACTATTTTACCTTTGTAATTAACTAAAGCCTAAATAAAGACTTTATACTATCCTCAAATCCCACCTAGCTTGAGAGCAAAAACATCTCATGAAAATCTACGAGTTTGCCCTCAAAATGCGGGACCTGGCAAGTTCCAAAGTTGATAAATTAAACAAGCTTGCCGGAAAAGCCAGGTCTAAGGTAGAGCAACTGGGTGCACAAGCAAGCAAAGCAGCGGGCAAGTTTCAGGAGCGTTTCCCGGTGGCAAGCCGTGCGGTAGCTGCCGTGGGCAACGCCATTTCAAGGGTCATCCGCAAAATGGGCAAGCTTCGTGGGGTCGTAGTTTCGGGAGTGAGCACTGCCTTCAAAGGACTCAAAAAGACCTTGCTTGCCATGGGGGCAGCCGCCACCCTTGCCTTTGGAGTGGCGGTCAAAGAAAGTATGGGCTTCAACGCCCAGATGAGCCGGGTGCAAGCCATTAGTAATGCAAACGCCGAAGAGTTTCAAGTACTGCGTAACAAGGCGCTTGAAATGGGTAAAACGACCCGGTTTAGCGCCAGGGAAGCGGGGCAAGGTTTAGAGTACCTGGGGATGGCGGGCTTTTCGGCAAAGGATGCGGCGAGTGCCTTGGGGGGAGTGCTTGACCTGGCGGCGGCTTCGGGAATGGACTTGGGACGCACCGCCGACATTGCCTCCAATGCCATTTCTGCCTTTGGGCTCAGCGCTGACCAAAGCGACCGGGTAGCCGATGTATTTGCCAAAACGATTACTTCCAGTAATACCAACCTCGAAATGCTCGCCGAAAGTATGAAGTACCTGGCACCTACAGCAAGGGCTTTGGGAGTAAGCCTGGAAGAATCGGCGTCAGCCATTGGTATTTTGGGCGACAATGGTTTGCAGGGTTCGGTAGCCACCACTACCCTGGCTTCGGGTTTCAATCGCCTGGCCAAACCCACCCGTCAAATGCGTACCCTCATGAAAGGCTTAGGCATTGAAATGTTTGATGCCAAGGGCAAGTTCAAAGGCATCGCCGGGATGATTCAGGAACTCAACCGAGTCACGGTCAATATGACCGACAAGCAAAAGCAAGCCACCATTGCCACCCTTTATGGTTCTGAGGCCACCAAAAATATGCTCTCGCTACTCAACGGAGAAAAGAAGCTAAAAATTGATGCGGCCAATGCCACCCAGGTAGCCCTGATGAAGCGACTCCTTGGGGAAAAGCGTTTGCAGGCTGCCCTCAAAAAAGGAGGTGAAATTACCCTCAAAGGAGCTGAAGCCATCAAGGGCTACGACATTGTGCTCAATACCGCAGCGGGCACCGCCAAAAAAATGGCCAAAACGATGGAAGACAACCTGGCGGGGGATGTCACCAAGGCAAAGTCGGCTTTTAGTGGACTAATGATTGAAATTGGTGACCGCTTTGATCCTTTCCTGCGCCAAATGACCCAATCAATGACGGGGGTGCTCAGTGATTTGGGCGAAAACTTTGGACAGTATTACAAAATACTCAGCGATGCTTTTGCTCCCTTGCGTCAAGCCTTTGGGCAGTTCAAACGCGATTTGTTGGGGGCAAAGGGCAGCCTACACGCGTTTGGCAATGCTTCGCTGGGCGTAAAAGAGGTGGTGCAGGGCATTGCCCAGGCAGTCAGCTTTGTCTCTCCTTTTATTGCCACAATGCTTGCTAATATCTCAGGGTTGATTGGTCGCCTGGCCACCACCTTTGCCCCCATGAAAGATCATATTCAGCAGCTGCTTGGTGGGTTACGCACCAACCTGCTGATGGTCAGCCAGGATGTATGGAACATCGCGGGCAACCTGATTGGGGCACTATCGCCTCTCATTGAGGTAGTGCTCAATGTGGCAAATACGATTATGGACAATTTTGGGCATATCTGGAAGACAATTACCGGAGTGGTAAATATGGTGTTGCCTTTTGTCTATCAGCTTGCCGATTCGTTTCGGGCAAACGTAGATGTGGGGGGCTTGCTAGGGAATGTCATGGCAGGAGTTACTGCCGTGATTAATGGTTTGCGCCCGGTGCTTCGGGTGATTTTACGCCTGCTTACCCCACTGGGCAAACTCTTTTTGTGGATTGGAGGCATTTTGCTTAAAGTGGTAGGTACAGCTTTTGAAGGTTTGGGTACCATTGTGGGCAAAGTATTTGGTGGCATTGGCGATTTGTTCAACTGGTTGATTGACAAGTTTAGCTGGGTATTCAACAAAATCAAACAAGGGCTGCGCCTGATTGGGGTGATGTCGAAAGAGGCAGACAGCCTGAGTCAAAAACAAAAAGATCAAGCCCAGCAAGACAAAAAGCCCCAACCCAAGACTCCCGCCGAAGAACAACAGGAAAAGGAAGAAAAAGAGCGTAAAAAACGCCTCAAAAAACTACAGGATGAGATAGACAGGTTCAATGAAGACCGTAAGAAAAAAACGGTAGATACGATGACTGGTGCGGCTTTCAATACCTTGATTAACCCCACCAAAACGCCGGGTAAAACCAAGGCAAGTCCCACTGGTGGCAGCGATGCTACCACCAGTGCGAGTGGCATGAATAAAATCACGGGGGGAGGCAGCAAACAAGTAAACATCAACATTACCATTGGCAACATCATCGGGATGATGTAGACAGTATCAACAACCTGGATGCCAAAGGTCAAGAGGTGCAGCAATCGGCCGATTTGATTGTACAGGAGATTGTGCGCAAGATCAATGGGGCAATGATGGTGCAGGAGGGGTAGGCCAGCTTTAATAGTGAGCTATGCCTGGTACTTTTCACCTGTAACTTTGTTGACAAGAAAAAATAGTATATCAAACAAATCAGCGGTATACAAGTACGTTTGCCGTGAGGTGTGTAATATGTCAATTCTTCGCACGCATTGGTACGGTCACCACCTCTAACTTTGTACCATTGAGTGGTACAAGCAAGCTGATTTTAACTTAATCTATATTGAGTAAGACGGCGCATCCGAGGCGACTTACTCCAGCGGGGCTGAAAGAAACAAATGCATTCCCCACTCTCCGAAAAAGGCAGAGAATGCATTTTATATAATCTGGATGCTTTGCTGAGAGATGTAAAAACTAGACAGACTTATTCATAAAAAAGCTATAGACAAATGACTCGGCTTTCACTTTCTAATAATCAATATTTAGTTTGCTTCGTAACCGCATTATTAAATGCTCGTAGAAAAAAGGAACACATTAAAATGTGCACCAGTGGGGCTTTGCTTGGATAAAAGCATAAATGATATATCAATAAGTATTTAGATGTTTAAAAAATCACTATTTATATCGTTTATGCTTCAAATGTAGCATATTCGAATAAAAAGAACAGCTCTTTTCTGAAAACTCTACAGATTAGGGAAGAGTTGCAAATGTTTTAAATTTAGGGTCAAAAATGCCTACTTTACCTGCTTATTGTGAGTCATTACTAGCTCAGTTGGGTCAAACCCAAGTAAAAAAAACGCTTCCTCTTTGATAGAAAAGCTAATTTCTACGAAGAAGAGTAACCTTTATACTATTTCCGAAGACACAAATGAATACACAAGAAATCACCGTATGTTGGATGGCAGCTTAAAAACAGTTTTGGATAGTGAAAAGCTCAACATTAGCTTGTTGGCGAACAATAGCGAATATTTCAAGGATAAGGACTATGTAGTAGTATTGCATGATCCCAGTGACATTCGCAAAAAATATAGCCAAGAGGCTGACCACCTGTGTAAAGTATTGGACTTGGACAAAAAACTGATTAATGGCTACCGTTCCCTGAGCAGTGCTTGTGTCGACATTCGTGGCAAAAACCTTCGTTTGCTTAGGTGTAGCCCCTACAGCACAACCGACGCTAACTATTTAAAGGTAGAGGAGCTTCGGCTTTATGAAGATAATAAGCTTAAGGATCAAAATAGGGCAAAAGAAATAAAGTTAGCTCTTACTTCGGGGCAAGGTTATAACCTCAAGAGCTTGGTCAAGGATCATACCAGTCAAATTACTGGGCAAATTCGTGCTTCTAATCCCAATGCTGTCATTGTAGATGTATATGACCGAGGTTTCGATGATACGGAGGTATTTGAACATGAAACGGATTTGGGTAACCTGTTTGTAGTTCGCAGCAAGCTCAATAGGGTCTCCAATGAATTACAAGTGTGTAGTAGCGGGAAGGAAAAGAACATCAAACTGAGGCATCAGCAGTTTTTTCAAGGGGATGAAGTTCATTATCAGAAAATGACTTTACAGGGCAAGACCTATCAGGATGCAAAGGGGGTTTTTGAGTGGAACGAAGTAGAAATCAAAGGTAGGATATATAGTGTAGTAAAGATTCGCTTTTTTGACCGTGCTGGACGGAATATTTTTAAAAACCCCATGTTGCTTATCACCAATATGCAGGTTGATCAGCTTCAAATGGCGCAAATGGTGTTTGAGTTATACTGCAAGAGAGCCAAGATTGAAGGGGTATTTAAGTTTTGTAAGGAGGTTTTAGGTTGGGAAGATAACAGGATACCTGACTACAATGTGGTTAAAAACCTTATTTCTCTCATTTACTTTGTCGCAGGCTACTTTTATGAAATAGAGGATCAGCTTACTCAGGATAAAACTATTGAGTGGATTGCACAACTGGGAGGAGGAAAAGGGAAAATAACAAGGCATTTTATATTAAATGGCTTTGCACAACTCATTAACTACAAACTTGCTCAGCGATTTTTTGAACAACAAGACATCTCTCCAGAACAAGTCAATGATGCCCTAAACAGGTTTTCATTTGGTAACGAATAATCTGTAGAGTTTTAAGCTCTTTTACTATTTTGATGTAGCAGATAAGTATTGTATTTTTGATAAACAATTAATTTATACGCTTTTTTAATAGCATTTACGATATGTCTTTTGGTGAAAATGTAGCAGTAGAACGCAAAAAAAAGGACTTTTCACAAGGAGAATTGGCCAAACAAGTGGGAATAACTGCGGTAACAATTGGTCGTTACGAACGCGATGAAATTAAACCTTCAATTGACATTGCGACCAAAATTGCTAATGCTCTCGAGGTATCTTTAGATTATTTGGTAGGCAACTCGGAAACAGTTTTAGATAAACCTCTGATATTCAAAAACTTCCTGAAGAAGAGAAAACCTGTGTAATAAAGATGCTTGATGCTTTTTTGAGAGATTTTAAAACTAGACAAGCTTATTTATAATGATACTGAAGCCATTACAATTCAAAGAAGAGTATGAGTATACCCCATTAGTCATTTTGAACGCCGAAGAAGGGACTTTTAAAATGAAAGGTGATGTTTTGCCTGATGATCAGACTTTTTGTGATTCAATCCTAGATTGGTTGACAGAATACGTTAAAAAACCTAATCCTTTTACTACTTTCCGTTTTTACCTTCATTACATAAATGAAGAGGGGGGAAAATTAATTATCAACATTATAAAAATTTTGAAGGTACTGCCTAATATGACAATTGAATGGTATCACCATGTTGATGATGAAGACTTAAAGGAATATGGAGAAGAACTATCAGAAGAGCTTGACATCCCATTCAAATATTTACCTGTGTCAGAATATTATTAGTGTAGTGAGCGGTGAAGCTTAATTTAACCTCAACTTCACCACTCACTATAACTTACTTAAATTTGTTTGCTGCTATATCTCCTATATATTTTATACCGTAAGTTTGCTCGACTTCCTGCTTGGATAAAATTCTAGTAACTCCATTTTCCTTTTTGATAAACCCAGTGTTTTCAAACCATTTTTTATTTCGTACAATATTAGCTATTTCCATATCAGTGATTCTAGTTTGATGAAATGGATTACCTTTATTTTTTAGTGCTGTATTAATTACTTTGGAACTGTTAGGATTACCATACATGGCATGCATAGCATTGAATATATTGTAATCCTCCAGATTGATGTAAACTTTACCTTTTAGTTTTTTACCATTTACAACTAAATTCCACGTCTTAATTCTTGCTGCTGTTTCACAAGCTTGAACAACATTGTCAAGAAAGTTTCCTGGTAAAACTTTTGGTAAGATAATACCCCACTTTCGCCAAGAAGGATCATGTATAAAAAGCTGGTTCGTAGTTTTCATTACGTCATCAAACTCCTTGGTAATTTCATAGGCTGGTCTCCTACCAAAGACAACCCCAATTTCTTCAACTACTCTTCCTTTCTTCGCTTGCATATCTTGAGCAGCAGTAGTCATCTTATTCTTTCTGTATTCTAAAAGTTCGCTTTTTGATAGATTAGCTTGTTTCTTGTCGAATGTTTTTAACCATCTATTATTTACATCATTCCACCACTCAGGCTTAATTTTAATGCCTTGTTCTCGCATAACACTTGCTTCTACAAAAGCCTTATTTTTCAAAATTTTTAAATTATTTTCTGCGGAAAGTTTATGAGTTTTTAGAAGTTTTACAGTTTCACTCAATCTAGGCAACAAATCAGGTGTATTCCTATACAAACTCAAAATTTGATTCGCTTGTATTTGATCTCCTAATAATTCTCTTAACTCTCGCTTTAAGCTCACTACCAAACGATTACGCGCCCATTTTGCCGCAGACCACCAATTATTTAGTAAGCTTGGATTATCAAAAACTTTTTTTCTAAACGACTGGGGCGATAAACCTTCCATAAAAGCTTTTTCGGCATCTGCACCTAAACTTTGCACCTTTTCATAAACTGCTTTTAAGTTAGGGTGGTCAAGCACCTCGTGAGGAATATCTCGCCAAACATCATTTTTAAGCATTTTTTCATAAATACCCTTGTTTTGGATGACGAGGTCAATGTTTTTGTTTAGATCAAAGATTTTGGCTTCGCTTAAGTCTAACCCCATTTCTTCCAGTTCTTTGATCATTCGCTTAGTTTCTGCCACATTGGGTTGGTAATGTCCTGATTTATTAGTCAAACTTCGTACTTTACCATTCACAACTACAAATTCTCCTGCACCTCTCACGGGGAATTCATCAGCCATTTTGCCGTGTTTCCGTCCGACAATGAGCTTGCCCTCTCTTGTAATGACAAAATCAACCATCACCGTCTGGTCTTTATAAGATACTTGCTTTTTAGGGTTGAAAATATCAAGCAATCCATTTTTTAGTTGATGTTCATAAGGGCGACCCATTTTGGCTTTGGCTCTGGCAAATTCTTTACAAGGGATTAATTCAGGGTTATTAGCTACTCGATGTTTGTTAAACCACTGTTTAATCTCACCTACTACACCTATTCTTGGATTAGGTTGGTTAATTTGATTTTTAAAAGAAGAGTTGGCACGTAACTCCTTAGCAAAAGCTGTAAATTCCACTTCACTAATTTTACTAGTAGTTAGTAAGTCATCTAATTCTTTGTAGGCATTGCTATTAAGTAAACTTTTTACTTTCCACTTGCTGTAGCCGATTTTCTTAACTTCTGCTAAATTATCTGTTATCTTTTGTAATTCCCCAACATTCTTTCTAAGTGCAGTTTCCCCAGCATCATCCAACAACTTCTTCCAAGCTTCAACCAACTCAGGCTTCGCCTCAAACTTAGCCAAAACATCGTCGGAAGCATTTTTAAAGTCATCTAAAAACTTTGACTTGCCATCGCCCAAGGCGTTAATTTTATCCTTGAGTGCCTGGCTGTTGGTACGGGCAAGCAAATCTCCACAACCATTCGAGTTATGTACCAATACCCTGTTTTGCCCCACAAAATAGTTATGATTATCAGCTACGGCAAAGTTGTAAACAGTAACAGAGGTATCAATTTTAATGAGGTGATTCAGGGCTATTTTACGACTCTGAAAGAGGTGCAAACGATCACCTTGGCTCAGGTTACCCGCTTTTACCCACTTACCCTCCAGATAAAATGGATGGTCAGAAGTAGCGTAGATTTGTTCGTTGCTAAACTTAAGCAAAATCAAAGCACTCGCCTTAAGTTCTATAGTAGAAGTTACTTGTTTTAGCTCTTGCTTATTTGTTTGCTCATTATAACTCCATACCCAATCACCTGCCTTGATGTCTTCTATTTTTTTGTAGCCTTTGTTAGTCAGTAT
This Microscilla marina ATCC 23134 DNA region includes the following protein-coding sequences:
- a CDS encoding helix-turn-helix domain-containing protein, translating into MSFGENVAVERKKKDFSQGELAKQVGITAVTIGRYERDEIKPSIDIATKIANALEVSLDYLVGNSETVLDKPLIFKNFLKKRKPV
- a CDS encoding phage tail tape measure protein, producing MKIYEFALKMRDLASSKVDKLNKLAGKARSKVEQLGAQASKAAGKFQERFPVASRAVAAVGNAISRVIRKMGKLRGVVVSGVSTAFKGLKKTLLAMGAAATLAFGVAVKESMGFNAQMSRVQAISNANAEEFQVLRNKALEMGKTTRFSAREAGQGLEYLGMAGFSAKDAASALGGVLDLAAASGMDLGRTADIASNAISAFGLSADQSDRVADVFAKTITSSNTNLEMLAESMKYLAPTARALGVSLEESASAIGILGDNGLQGSVATTTLASGFNRLAKPTRQMRTLMKGLGIEMFDAKGKFKGIAGMIQELNRVTVNMTDKQKQATIATLYGSEATKNMLSLLNGEKKLKIDAANATQVALMKRLLGEKRLQAALKKGGEITLKGAEAIKGYDIVLNTAAGTAKKMAKTMEDNLAGDVTKAKSAFSGLMIEIGDRFDPFLRQMTQSMTGVLSDLGENFGQYYKILSDAFAPLRQAFGQFKRDLLGAKGSLHAFGNASLGVKEVVQGIAQAVSFVSPFIATMLANISGLIGRLATTFAPMKDHIQQLLGGLRTNLLMVSQDVWNIAGNLIGALSPLIEVVLNVANTIMDNFGHIWKTITGVVNMVLPFVYQLADSFRANVDVGGLLGNVMAGVTAVINGLRPVLRVILRLLTPLGKLFLWIGGILLKVVGTAFEGLGTIVGKVFGGIGDLFNWLIDKFSWVFNKIKQGLRLIGVMSKEADSLSQKQKDQAQQDKKPQPKTPAEEQQEKEEKERKKRLKKLQDEIDRFNEDRKKKTVDTMTGAAFNTLINPTKTPGKTKASPTGGSDATTSASGMNKITGGGSKQVNINITIGNIIGMM
- a CDS encoding polymorphic toxin-type HINT domain-containing protein, whose amino-acid sequence is MIQHKTLDTMLYTFLKKYTLLLCLLLASLSGQAKETDPEIQRRIATGTKELKTIIAQNAWNNAHGLSHLNRYVFGNTKWIKVHQQAIDNPAAEAINALLVKYNEQAAGGKPYVYNAVKLYVYLGGIQGFKAPKPAKNETIAQTIARMKREGDRRLYEYTQYQTALRKEYQVLKGIMKSAPAAFQKSSYQMLAGLAMYLDVYPEKIALKPNEVLVAGIHGILPNASLSKTDGAIAPVLRSQMRSYMKAVIKEQPQLTPTEARQRRAQATQKLVEALLAQLGNYHPVKNPAKIDLNAEMPKLLTITHQAAKVEAMQSQVPTQAQSELAGKVEVWNYTGLKAKGFRWAATEDDKMRAEFVKKIVLVVTNSHTSRSTLFDIANRKGRFNPGDDEMVFWVHYTDARHHTATFWYSPQVEEALQKLKADQGVRRLFEDMMRRGVDEMGKSLTQVCGAVHYVTRMLTNCIKAGQIPEKYWNREHKDYVKSMRWVLAIVAMDFSGGELATRYFALSCGLWNGTLKTVGDITGLVAMFTGYVSDPKLRSQMDGMFKTLKDKGFFNLIGEQFGKHFNALAKINHKSFYLLGEDIIFILSMATGAGELGLFAKGGKLAKLGQGLNGAVKGGKAALTVAQNSFRVLRRQLAGQVNFVYRKTTQAYDIVASGKVIATLQGGKIKVKRWINTTQDKILHPKSMDNSPDGKFIAKNEKGEYGVCNRQGKACFVAGTLILTNKGYKKIEDIKAGDWVWSYNEQTNKQELKQVTSTIELKASALILLKFSNEQIYATSDHPFYLEGKWVKAGNLSQGDRLHLFQSRKIALNHLIKIDTSVTVYNFAVADNHNYFVGQNRVLVHNSNGCGDLLARTNSQALKDKINALGDGKSKFLDDFKNASDDVLAKFEAKPELVEAWKKLLDDAGETALRKNVGELQKITDNLAEVKKIGYSKWKVKSLLNSNAYKELDDLLTTSKISEVEFTAFAKELRANSSFKNQINQPNPRIGVVGEIKQWFNKHRVANNPELIPCKEFARAKAKMGRPYEHQLKNGLLDIFNPKKQVSYKDQTVMVDFVITREGKLIVGRKHGKMADEFPVRGAGEFVVVNGKVRSLTNKSGHYQPNVAETKRMIKELEEMGLDLSEAKIFDLNKNIDLVIQNKGIYEKMLKNDVWRDIPHEVLDHPNLKAVYEKVQSLGADAEKAFMEGLSPQSFRKKVFDNPSLLNNWWSAAKWARNRLVVSLKRELRELLGDQIQANQILSLYRNTPDLLPRLSETVKLLKTHKLSAENNLKILKNKAFVEASVMREQGIKIKPEWWNDVNNRWLKTFDKKQANLSKSELLEYRKNKMTTAAQDMQAKKGRVVEEIGVVFGRRPAYEITKEFDDVMKTTNQLFIHDPSWRKWGIILPKVLPGNFLDNVVQACETAARIKTWNLVVNGKKLKGKVYINLEDYNIFNAMHAMYGNPNSSKVINTALKNKGNPFHQTRITDMEIANIVRNKKWFENTGFIKKENGVTRILSKQEVEQTYGIKYIGDIAANKFK
- a CDS encoding SiaC family regulatory phosphoprotein produces the protein MILKPLQFKEEYEYTPLVILNAEEGTFKMKGDVLPDDQTFCDSILDWLTEYVKKPNPFTTFRFYLHYINEEGGKLIINIIKILKVLPNMTIEWYHHVDDEDLKEYGEELSEELDIPFKYLPVSEYY
- a CDS encoding transposase, with the protein product MIEKLISTKKSNLYTISEDTNEYTRNHRMLDGSLKTVLDSEKLNISLLANNSEYFKDKDYVVVLHDPSDIRKKYSQEADHLCKVLDLDKKLINGYRSLSSACVDIRGKNLRLLRCSPYSTTDANYLKVEELRLYEDNKLKDQNRAKEIKLALTSGQGYNLKSLVKDHTSQITGQIRASNPNAVIVDVYDRGFDDTEVFEHETDLGNLFVVRSKLNRVSNELQVCSSGKEKNIKLRHQQFFQGDEVHYQKMTLQGKTYQDAKGVFEWNEVEIKGRIYSVVKIRFFDRAGRNIFKNPMLLITNMQVDQLQMAQMVFELYCKRAKIEGVFKFCKEVLGWEDNRIPDYNVVKNLISLIYFVAGYFYEIEDQLTQDKTIEWIAQLGGGKGKITRHFILNGFAQLINYKLAQRFFEQQDISPEQVNDALNRFSFGNE